A stretch of the Vigna radiata var. radiata cultivar VC1973A chromosome 7, Vradiata_ver6, whole genome shotgun sequence genome encodes the following:
- the LOC106766315 gene encoding subtilisin-like protease SBT5.4 — MARPISHVLFSLVLCILLQDHIQALRQSYIVYLGSHSFGPNPSLVDLESVTDSHHDFLGSYVGSIEKAKEAIFYSYNRYINGFAAVLEEDEAANIAKHPSVISVFLNKRHKLHTTHSWNFLGLERNGAFPPQSLWGKTKGEDVIIGNIDTGVWPESKSFSDEGFGPIPKRWRGICQTEDNLKCNRKLIGARYFYKGYESSIGKKLNMSMVSARDYGGHGSHTLSTAGGNAVPGANVFGFGNGTASGGSPKARVAAYKACWPPGCTDADIVAAFEAAISDGVDVITMSVGSENPPEFFESGISIGSFHAVSHGITFVASGGNAGPIQGSVSNNEPWTLTVGASTIDRDFISNVILGNRKIFEGASLSRSGLPSNKKYPLITSEQALTTSESSSVNAFFCTNGTLDARKVKGKILVCLRGVNGRVEKGAVAASLGAVGMILANRGALDDEIISDPHVLPATHVNFETGKYIFSYINRTKSPVAYISRVRTKLGTKPAPVMAAFSSRGPNLLDPAILKPDITAPGVNIIAAYTEALDPTKPDQTITPYTALSGTSMSCPHVAGVVGLLKALHPNWSPAAIKSAIITSATTKDNSGRRIRASPLKESTPYDLGAGHIRPNRAAYPGLIYDLNTTDYLNYLCGRGYDSSRLMLFYGKPFTCPKSFSLADFNYPTITIPRIEYGQSVTVSRTVTNVGSPSVYRVRIEAPPNVTVSVDPAKLKFKEKGEKKEFRVSLTLKSKTENTTDFVYEYGSLTWTNHKNRVRSPIVVNLNSF, encoded by the exons ATGGCACGACCCATTTCTCATGTCTTATTTTCACTTGTTCTTTGCATTCTGCTGCAAGATCATATCCAAGCACTCAGACAG tcgTATATTGTATACTTAGGATCACATTCTTTTGGTCCAAATCCTTCTTTGGTTGATCTTGAATCTGTCACAGACTCTCACCATGATTTTCTTGGATCTTACGTGGGAAG CATAGAAAAGGCCAAGGAAGCaatcttttattcttataatagaTATATCAATGGGTTTGCTGCAGTACTTGAGGAAGATGAAGCAGCAAATATTGCAA AGCATCCCAGTGTCATATCAGTTTTCTTAAACAAAAGGCATAAATTGCACACAACACACTCCTGGAACTTCCTTGGATTAGAAAGAAATGGTGCTTTTCCACCTCAGTCATTATGGGGGAAGACTAAGGGTGAAGATGTCATTATTGGAAATATCGATACAG GTGTTTGGCCTGAATCCAAGAGTTTTAGTGATGAAGGGTTTGGACCCATCCCAAAAAGATGGCGTGGAATCTGTCAAACGGAAGATAATCTTAAATGCAACAG GAAGCTTATTGGAGCAAGATACTTCTACAAAGGCTATGAGTCAAGTATTGGTAAAAAACTGAATATGTCGATGGTTAGTGCACGCGACTACGGAGGTCATGGTTCACATACTTTATCAACAGCTGGTGGTAACGCTGTTCCTGGAGCTAATGTTTTTGGGTTTGGCAATGGAACTGCAAGTGGTGGATCACCAAAAGCTCGAGTTGCAGCCTACAAGGCGTGCTGGCCTCCGGGATGTACTGATGCAGATATTGTTGCTGCTTTTGAGGCTGCCATAAGTGATGGTGTGGATGTGATTACCATGTCTGTGGGTTCAGAAAATCCACCTGAGTTTTTTGAAAGTGGTATATCTATAGGGTCCTTCCATGCAGTTTCCCACGGCATAACATTCGTGGCTTCTGGAGGAAATGCAGGACCTATTCAAGGATCTGTGTCCAACAATGAACCGTGGACTCTCACAGTTGGAGCAAGCACAATCGACAGGGACTTCATTAGTAATGTTATACTTGGTAACCGGAAAATCTTCGAG GGAGCTAGCCTTTCAAGATCTGGCTTACCATCTAACAAGAAGTACCCATTGATCACCTCTGAACAAGCACTAACTACATCGGAATCATCTTCTGTTAACGC CTTTTTTTGCACGAATGGCACTCTTGATGCTAGGAAGGTGAAGGGTAAGATATTGGTGTGTCTTCGCGGCGTAAATGGTAGAGTAGAGAAGGGTGCTGTAGCTGCTAGTTTAGGAGCTGTTGGAATGATTCTGGCTAATCGTGGGGCCTTAGATGATGAAATTATATCCGATCCCCATGTGCTTCCTGCTACACATGTAAACTTTGAGACTGGCAAATACATTTTTAGTTACATCAACCGTACCAA GTCTCCCGTGGCTTATATTTCTAGAGTGAGAACAAAACTGGGTACGAAGCCAGCTCCAGTTATGGCTGCATTTTCATCAAGGGGTCCCAATCTCCTCGACCCAGCAATCCTCAAG CCTGATATCACTGCACCAGGAGTCAATATCATTGCTGCTTATACTGAAGCCTTAGATCCCACAAAACCTGACCAAACAATAACTCCTTACACTGCATTGTCTGGCACCTCAATGTCGTGTCCTCATGTTGCTGGTGTTGTTGGGTTGCTCAAAGCCCTCCATCCTAATTGGAGCCCAGCTGCTATTAAGTCAGCAATCATTACCTCAG CAACTACAAAAGATAACTCTGGAAGGCGTATCCGAGCTTCACCATTGAAGGAGTCAACACCATATGACTTAGGTGCAGGCCACATTCGACCTAATCGTGCTGCATACCCTGGACTTATATATGACCTAAATACTACTGATTATTTAAACTATTTGTGTGGTCGTGGCTACGACAGTTCTCGGCTTATGTTGTTCTACGGCAAGCCTTTCACTTGTCCGAAGTCCTTCAGTTTAGCAGATTTCAATTACCCAACAATCACGATTCCTCGGATTGAGTATGGACAATCTGTGACTGTTTCTCGAACAGTTACAAATGTTGGGTCCCCAAGCGTGTATAGAGTTCGCATTGAGGCGCCACCAAATGTTACAGTTTCTGTTGATCCAGCGAAACTGAAATTCAAGGAAAAGGGTGAGAAAAAAG